The Juglans regia cultivar Chandler chromosome 1, Walnut 2.0, whole genome shotgun sequence nucleotide sequence CAAGAAACTAtctttctgttctgttctgtaattttttattgtgcTTAATGGTAGAAAAAGAAAGGTAGAAAATAATATGTTCGAAAATAATTGTTTCTGTATAACTAATGAGACTAGAAATTAACCATCGACTATGGTAATTTGACaatgataaaatttttgaatatgtgtACTACTTTGTATAGTTTTGGATTAGCTGCTTCAGGTTGGCTGGAAAAAGATTAGTTTCTCTGATTGCCAATATGCATTGCAAGTCAGATATAGCAGCATATGTGTTCTTGTGAATATCATTAGTATGCTAGTCCTAAATTCCTTTCACTCACTGAATTTACTTCCTTTTTCATAACTTCCTGCAGCGTCAATAGCAAGCCCCTATTCCAATTTTAAATTGTTCCGGaatcaaaagttcaaaaatgcTGGAAAGTTTCTGACTTTGTCTGAATTTTAGCTTTAATTGGTTGAGTGAAGTTTGGGTGCAGATCTATGGAAGATGGAGGTTTTAGTTGTGGTTTACTCTACTGATGCTTGTTCTCTTCAAGTTGTCTACAATTAATTTATGCTGGTTTGTGctacatcaaaataaattgccAGAAAATTTGCAGAAAAAGATATTAGAATCTGATGCCATGCCATCACCTCCGCACACACTGCCAGACAAGCTCAACCACCGCCTTTACCATCTTACTTCAGCTGTTGACTGTACTTATGGTAATATCTTCTTTTCTCTTGCTTCTTTCATTTTCACCATGAATGTCAATAGATTTACCTTGATCAAAGCTCTCATTCCCTCATTCAACAACTGGTTTTGGGTGATGCAATTTCGTTGGCGCGAAGAATAGACAGAGAAGCTATTGTGGAGTCGTGCTAAAAGCTTATCTTGATATGATGGCCTACGTCGTGGTGTGGTCATTTGTACCCGTTGAATGGTCCGGGTGACGGATTAGATTTAGGGCATAAATTCTGGCATTTGCTTCGGGTtagatttctcttttctttcttattttttcctttacGTGTGTTCTTCACTTTACCATCTCTATGGTTTTCTAAACTAGAAGTGTTCACCTCTAAGCAAGCACCTTTGAGAGAATATGGAAAGGCAGCATCACGGAGAACAAAAATACTCACCGGCGTCACCGCCCATAGGAGCACCGTGGGAGCAAAAGTACTCGTCACCTCGGCAAATTTGTAATGTCCCGTGGATTTTCTGTGAAAGCCTCCCGGGAGAGcttcattactatatatatatttggactGGGCAACCCAATACAAACAGGGAGCGTATTGTATGTGAGGGCTTTGCAAAATGGGATCGTTTGTCTTATAGTCAAGGGTGGTGAAACTGAAAGAATCTTAGTTCTAGTACAGGTTACAGTTTGGATCAAATTCAAAGTTGCGCATGAATTTGAGAAATTGCAATGGATGATTAGagtattatctttttattatttgccCAAAAAGAGGATAGAAACTTTAATAAATAAGTCGACTGATACTTTTTTTCTGTGGCTGCTCTGCTCTTCAATTTCAGtgagatattctcaaatattttatgaatagtagtgaaaaaataataataaaataataaataatagtgaatattaatgaaaaatagataaaaaataataataaaatattaaatagtagtgaggtattctaAAAATACCTGAAGTATTCTCAGTACCCAAAGTAGACCTAATCTTAAATAACAGTTGGCcattctcatctttttttttttttttcgtctaGGAAAGGATCCAACTCGAGAGATAACATTTGCCACTAATTCTTAGCATTCTCATATGTTCAAAGCTTAGTCTTTTCCACCAAATGCGGCGTGACATGTTTTACCCAAAATGGAGTGCAAGCAAACGTAAAAATACGACTACATATATCTATAATATCTGGGAAGGCTAAGCTCCTACATCCCGTGCATTTACGATTAATAGTTCACACGGGCGTATTAGCTTGAATGCATTCACTCATTTAGAGGCGTGCAGCAAACTAAATCCAATAGAAACTCTTCCATCATCCCTGAATTGACCAATTATATAAACAACTACCTGGAATCCAGATGACATTAGAGACTAATGGTCCAATCCCATCCAAAATTGCGACAAGAAAGGCACCTGCTATATGTCGATTCTAACATTGGTTTCACCCACCCTGTACATAATTTGATCTTGTAGCCTTTCTCAAGCTGTCAGCTCCTCCTGTGATTTTATGCCACAAGGCGAAATTGCTCAATGTCTGTCGACCCGTTCTTGGTGAAGTTTGTGATGAGCATATTTATCATCTTAGCCAATGTCGACTTGAAGTCACTTGACCTGCGCTTTCCATCATTGTCGTGTGCTCCAGCATCATCGTGTGCTCCATCATTAACAGACCCTACAGGAGCACCCTCCATATATGCTTTACATGCAACCAAAATATCACGTGCTCGATGTTGAAAATGACCAGCAACAAAGTCCTCAAAATACTGCAAATAAAATCTGATGTGAGTTGGATATAGCAAAACGCTGCAAAGTCCTCACAATGCTGCAAATAAAGTCCTCCACATGTATAGAATGCTTAGACATAATAAAATAACCATGGTAAATGAGGCTGAGAAGTGCATAGCTCACCCATGGGATCATCTATTGAAAAGCAAAATATAAGAAGGGAAAGAACttccaagaaaatgaaaatccttTTAGAAATGGCATCAGTGCACTCAAGATCAAGGTGGAGGGTGAGGTTATGGTTCAAGATCCACTAGGTGGGGGGTAACCCTAGCGATCaattatgtatgtgtgtgtgtgtgtgtgttcgtTCATTTATTTAGTGACAGGTATCTGAGAAGCTGTTGATTGGGCTGAAAGGCTCCCTGCCATAAGCCCGAGTGATCTATCCCCAGGAGAGCAAAAAAGGAAGGCTAGAGGGACACCAAATTGACATAACTATGAGACTTCAACTCAAGCAGTTGAGTGGTATTCAGCAGCAATTAATCAAAGTGTCAAAATGCCTACCATGTGCTCATTGAGGAATCAATAATGCCAAAGACTTTGTAATtagtttcataatttttaaagcTTTGCAATGAATTTGTTGAAACATGTGATCTTTCATGATTCTTGGTACTCATTTTTGTCCTCTAACCTTTTAATTTATGGTCGAAAGTCATGCTCTGCTTGGTTATTCCTATCTGAACCATGGCACAGTTGGCATGACTCAATGTCAGATATGGAACTCAAAATTCATGGCAAAACAATATTGAAAAGGACTAGGCATGACACCAATTAGCTCTGTttcagtttataaataaaaagagatgctCGAGTTTCCAGCAAATGAACTAGACACAGACCTTGATAGGTATGATCATGTCTGCTAAACAGCTATCCTGATACCCAATATTTTTCTCATACCAAGCATTAAATAGAGCCCGAACAAATTAATCCAACTGCGCATGCAAGTAAATGCAGATTGATGGATAAACATAACAAATGAAACCACCATCTAAGGAAAAAAAGCTTAAATTGCTAACTGAGACAGTTGTCACAATTTTACCTTTGGTGGTCGCCTCACTGTGTATATCATCGTCTTCAAGGATAGAATAAAAGCATTGTCATTATACTCCATCGATCTTCTTTCACCTTCCGCCCCAACATATGTTGTTTCATAACCAGGTTCATTAAAGAAGGGCTTTGCATTCAGAATCAGAGCTTGTATAGACACCAAAACCTGTAACATGGTTGATTTCTCTGGGATCCACATCTCATTCTGTTTCCCAGTCCAGGTGCCCAAAAGACTCAGGCAGACTTTCCCACAATCATACAAATTCGGGTTCAGTCGAAGGCCACCTGAATAGTAGTACACCATCTGAAAGAAAAATGCTCACAGTTTCTATCATCAAAACAAGATTAGGATTACAGAAGTACAGGCATCATTACCAAGTACATACCGGTGGTGAGCTGGGATACGTAGTGGGAAAGAGGCAATCAAAGACAAAAAGGCCGTCGTGGTAAGGAGTGCCTGCAGGTCCAATTATAACAGCCCTCAAAAGTTCCATTCTTGCTTCATAAGCTCTAACAAATATTGTATCTGCAGAAGTAAAATTGGTAGAGGGAGGGAGCGATGAGTCAGCTGAACAGATTAATAAACATGTGACTGCCAGAAAAGACGGTTCtccaaaataaaactatttccTTTTTATATCACACGCTTAATGCTTATGtttttttacaaacaaaaagaaatttcttATGATATTAATTTCACCTTGGCAAATGACCAGGGACTAATAGTCTAAATACAGAAAAGCTTAATTAGTAAAATAGTCCCAATATATTCCTGAGGTTTAATATTTATTCCTGAggtgtaatattattatagaacAATCTTTACGTATGTGAAGAGTTAGAACTCACCAGGTAAATTCTTCTCTAGCATTTTCCACTCCTCCTGGATTCTCTTTGCCCAATTCTTGGGTGGCTATCAACAAAGAGACAAACCAATTCATACAAGAAACATAGAAATACTGATTATTTACACAATAATTTGTGTGTGCGGGCGCACACTAGTGTGTGTGCATGCGTGTGCAAGTGTGTCTTTGTGTTTGTTGGAGAGAGACACACCACATAAAGAGAGCAgtacaaaatgaaatttttttacatataagtAAATGCACAATGTAAAATTACATCCTTTCCAAAAGTACACAACATAAACATATCTATAGGTAACTTCCGTCACCTTCCCATCTGAGAAGCCCATGCGGCTAAAGTGATGATCTGAAAAGTCATCCACAATGTCAAATTGCTTAAACTGTTGCAACTTTTGTATAACGGCGTCCTCATCTGCCTCTACTTTctcctttaattttgaatcaGCAGGGATGGATGAACTGCTGGTAGCAGCTGCCTGCTTTTTGCTGTCTGGAATGTCTGAAATAGTTAG carries:
- the LOC108999571 gene encoding putative ubiquitin-conjugating enzyme E2 38, with product MEMDLEVQDYASGTPQTLISKKPKHDEINMGSKGKTKITYDETLQDQVKDASASDPGNSTVVGSPDSVNHLKSSAPGSLNSNNLHSSNSDITYHDDEGDGTGVGEDDAVFIEDDDYVSDYDDNDDFLYDDGYTGMQSQFDKVDFPPGVEAPLPWLNDRDSSANIQPSTRTLTISDIPDSKKQAAATSSSSIPADSKLKEKVEADEDAVIQKLQQFKQFDIVDDFSDHHFSRMGFSDGKPPKNWAKRIQEEWKMLEKNLPDTIFVRAYEARMELLRAVIIGPAGTPYHDGLFVFDCLFPTTYPSSPPMVYYYSGGLRLNPNLYDCGKVCLSLLGTWTGKQNEMWIPEKSTMLQVLVSIQALILNAKPFFNEPGYETTYVGAEGERRSMEYNDNAFILSLKTMIYTVRRPPKYFEDFVAGHFQHRARDILVACKAYMEGAPVGSVNDGAHDDAGAHDNDGKRRSSDFKSTLAKMINMLITNFTKNGSTDIEQFRLVA